In Aptenodytes patagonicus chromosome 12, bAptPat1.pri.cur, whole genome shotgun sequence, a genomic segment contains:
- the SMIM3 gene encoding small integral membrane protein 3 isoform X1: MDLPDPAGPADLPKHILDIWVIVLIILATILVMTALVLCPATAVIIYRISAEIGKPYGTASSSEFRGAEERRQLLPACLPAHRLRLVLLPMARALTAHLARRPRCGGLCAPRLGRQSGKSRAVRAQAVARDHVSSYIAPCYEIN; encoded by the exons ATGGACCTCCCTGACCCCGCAGGTCCCGCCGACCTCCCCAAGCACATCCTGGACATCTGGGTCATCGTCTTGATCATCCTGGCCACCATCCTCGTCATGACGGCCCTGGTGCTCTGCCCAGCCACTGCCGTCATCATCTACCGG ATATCTGCTGAAATTGGAAAACCCTATGGGACAGCCAGTTCCTCTGAGTTTCGCGGGGCAGAGGAGcgcaggcagctcctgccagcctgcctgcccGCACACCGGCTGCGCTTGGTGCTCCTGCCAATGGCGAGGGCCCTCACTGCTCACCTGGCACGCCGGCCCCGTTGTGGGGGTCTGTGTGCCCCTCGCCTGGGCAGGCAAAGCGGGAAGAGCAGAGCGGTTCGTGCCCAGGCAGTGGCAAGGGACCATGTAAGCTCTTACATTGCCCCTTGCTACGAAATAAATTGA
- the DCTN4 gene encoding dynactin subunit 4 isoform X3 — translation MAGALSCRLSSGWGRSLLVDSHYCPSCLENMPSAEAKLKKNRCANCFDCPCCMHTLSTRATSIPAPLPDDPAKTTMKKAYYLACGFCRWTSRDVGMADKSVASGGWQEPENPHTQRINKLVEYYQQLAQKEKIERDRKKLVRRRNYMPLAFSQHTIHVVDKYGLGTRLQRQRPGAPISALAGLSLKEGEDQKEIKIEPADAVEEVEPLPEDYYTRPINLTEVTTLRQRLLQPDFQPICASQLYPRHKHLLIKRSLRCRKCEHNLSKPEFNPTSIKFKIQLVAVNYIPEVRIMSIPNLRYMKESQVLLTLTNPVENITHVTLLECEEGDPDNINSTAKVAVPPKELILAGKDAAAEYDELAEPQDFQDDPDVIAFRKANKVGVFIKVTPQKEEGEVTVSFKMKHEFKNLAAPIRPSEEGDHTSEVIWLTHHVELSLGPVLP, via the exons ATGGCTGGAGCCTTAAGCTGTCGGTTGTCATCAGGCTGGGGCCGTAGTCTGCTG GTGGACTCTCACTACTGCCCCAGCTGCCTGGAAAACATGCCTTCAGCCGAAGCCAAGCTGAAAAAGAATAG GTGTGCTAACTGCTTTGACTGCCCCTGCTGCATGCACACCCTTTCCACCCGGGCCACGAGCATTCCTGCTCCGCTCCCTGACGACCCGGCCAAGACTACCATGAAGAAAGCGTATTACTTGGCCTGTGGATTTTGCCGCTGGACTTCCCGGGATGTTGGCATGGCAGACAAGTCTGTCG CTAGTGGTGGCTGGCAGGAGCCGGAGAATCCTCACACTCAGAGG ATTAACAAACTGGTTGAGTACTACCAGCAGTTGGCTCAGAAAGAGAAGATCGAGCGGGACCGGAAGAAGCTGGTGCGGCGCCGAAACTACATGCCTCTGGCCTTTTCG CAACACACTATACACGTAGTG gaCAAATATGGCTTGGGAACCCGGCTTCAACGCCAGAGGCCCGGAGCACCGATCAGTGCCCTCGCTGGACTCTC GCTGAAAGAAGGAGAGGACCAGAAGGAGATCAAAATTGAGCCAGCTGATGCAGTGGAAGAAGTGGAACCTCTTCCTGAGGATTACTACACAAGACCAATCAATCTGACAGAAG TGACGACTCTGCGTCAGCGTCTGCTGCAGCCTGACTTCCAGCCGATCTGTGCTTCCCAGCTCTACCCACGTCATAAGCACCTCCTGATCAAACGTTCGCTGCGCTGTCGG AAATGTGAACATAACCTGAGCAAACCAGAATTCAATCCAACATCTATCAAATTCAAGATCCAGCTGGTTGCTGT TAACTATATCCCTGAAGTGAGAATCATGTCTATTCCCAACCTGCGCTACATGAAG GAGAGCCAAGTCCTTCTGACTCTGACCAATCCAGTGGAGAACATCACACATGTCACGCTGCTGGAGTGCGAGGAGGGAGACCCTGACAACATCAACAGCACTGCCAAG GTGGCAGTTCCTCCCAAGGAGCTTATTCTGGCTGGAAAAGATGCTGCTGCGGAATATGATGAGCTGGCAGAGCCTCAAGACTTCCAGGATGACCCTGA CGTTATTGCCTTCAGAAAAGCCAATAAGGTAGGAGTTTTCATCAAGGTCACCCCACAGAAAGAAGAGGGCGAAGTGACCGTGAGTTTCAAGATGAAGCATGAGTTTAAAAACCTCGCTGCTCCAATCCGGCCCAGCGAGGAAGGCGATCATACCTCTGAGGTCATCTGGCTCACCCATCACGTGGAGCTCAGCCTCGGTCCAGTGCTCCCATAA
- the DCTN4 gene encoding dynactin subunit 4 isoform X2, which yields MASLLQSERVLYLVRGEKEMRAPLSQLYFCRYCSELRSLECVSHEVDSHYCPSCLENMPSAEAKLKKNRCANCFDCPCCMHTLSTRATSIPAPLPDDPAKTTMKKAYYLACGFCRWTSRDVGMADKSVASGGWQEPENPHTQRINKLVEYYQQLAQKEKIERDRKKLVRRRNYMPLAFSDKYGLGTRLQRQRPGAPISALAGLSLKEGEDQKEIKIEPADAVEEVEPLPEDYYTRPINLTEVTTLRQRLLQPDFQPICASQLYPRHKHLLIKRSLRCRKCEHNLSKPEFNPTSIKFKIQLVAVNYIPEVRIMSIPNLRYMKESQVLLTLTNPVENITHVTLLECEEGDPDNINSTAKVAVPPKELILAGKDAAAEYDELAEPQDFQDDPDVIAFRKANKVGVFIKVTPQKEEGEVTVSFKMKHEFKNLAAPIRPSEEGDHTSEVIWLTHHVELSLGPVLP from the exons ATGGCGTCGCTGCTGCAGTCGGAGCGGGTGCTGTACCTGGTGCGCGGCGAGAAGGAGATGCGGGCGCCGCTGTCGCAGCTGTACTTCTGCCGGTACTGCAGCGAGCTCCGCTCCCTGGAGTGCGTCTCGCACGAG GTGGACTCTCACTACTGCCCCAGCTGCCTGGAAAACATGCCTTCAGCCGAAGCCAAGCTGAAAAAGAATAG GTGTGCTAACTGCTTTGACTGCCCCTGCTGCATGCACACCCTTTCCACCCGGGCCACGAGCATTCCTGCTCCGCTCCCTGACGACCCGGCCAAGACTACCATGAAGAAAGCGTATTACTTGGCCTGTGGATTTTGCCGCTGGACTTCCCGGGATGTTGGCATGGCAGACAAGTCTGTCG CTAGTGGTGGCTGGCAGGAGCCGGAGAATCCTCACACTCAGAGG ATTAACAAACTGGTTGAGTACTACCAGCAGTTGGCTCAGAAAGAGAAGATCGAGCGGGACCGGAAGAAGCTGGTGCGGCGCCGAAACTACATGCCTCTGGCCTTTTCG gaCAAATATGGCTTGGGAACCCGGCTTCAACGCCAGAGGCCCGGAGCACCGATCAGTGCCCTCGCTGGACTCTC GCTGAAAGAAGGAGAGGACCAGAAGGAGATCAAAATTGAGCCAGCTGATGCAGTGGAAGAAGTGGAACCTCTTCCTGAGGATTACTACACAAGACCAATCAATCTGACAGAAG TGACGACTCTGCGTCAGCGTCTGCTGCAGCCTGACTTCCAGCCGATCTGTGCTTCCCAGCTCTACCCACGTCATAAGCACCTCCTGATCAAACGTTCGCTGCGCTGTCGG AAATGTGAACATAACCTGAGCAAACCAGAATTCAATCCAACATCTATCAAATTCAAGATCCAGCTGGTTGCTGT TAACTATATCCCTGAAGTGAGAATCATGTCTATTCCCAACCTGCGCTACATGAAG GAGAGCCAAGTCCTTCTGACTCTGACCAATCCAGTGGAGAACATCACACATGTCACGCTGCTGGAGTGCGAGGAGGGAGACCCTGACAACATCAACAGCACTGCCAAG GTGGCAGTTCCTCCCAAGGAGCTTATTCTGGCTGGAAAAGATGCTGCTGCGGAATATGATGAGCTGGCAGAGCCTCAAGACTTCCAGGATGACCCTGA CGTTATTGCCTTCAGAAAAGCCAATAAGGTAGGAGTTTTCATCAAGGTCACCCCACAGAAAGAAGAGGGCGAAGTGACCGTGAGTTTCAAGATGAAGCATGAGTTTAAAAACCTCGCTGCTCCAATCCGGCCCAGCGAGGAAGGCGATCATACCTCTGAGGTCATCTGGCTCACCCATCACGTGGAGCTCAGCCTCGGTCCAGTGCTCCCATAA
- the SMIM3 gene encoding small integral membrane protein 3 isoform X2, which yields MDLPDPAGPADLPKHILDIWVIVLIILATILVMTALVLCPATAVIIYRVRTHPTRNGIV from the coding sequence ATGGACCTCCCTGACCCCGCAGGTCCCGCCGACCTCCCCAAGCACATCCTGGACATCTGGGTCATCGTCTTGATCATCCTGGCCACCATCCTCGTCATGACGGCCCTGGTGCTCTGCCCAGCCACTGCCGTCATCATCTACCGGGTACGGACTCACCCCACGCGCAATGGCATTGTGTGA
- the DCTN4 gene encoding dynactin subunit 4 isoform X1: MASLLQSERVLYLVRGEKEMRAPLSQLYFCRYCSELRSLECVSHEVDSHYCPSCLENMPSAEAKLKKNRCANCFDCPCCMHTLSTRATSIPAPLPDDPAKTTMKKAYYLACGFCRWTSRDVGMADKSVASGGWQEPENPHTQRINKLVEYYQQLAQKEKIERDRKKLVRRRNYMPLAFSQHTIHVVDKYGLGTRLQRQRPGAPISALAGLSLKEGEDQKEIKIEPADAVEEVEPLPEDYYTRPINLTEVTTLRQRLLQPDFQPICASQLYPRHKHLLIKRSLRCRKCEHNLSKPEFNPTSIKFKIQLVAVNYIPEVRIMSIPNLRYMKESQVLLTLTNPVENITHVTLLECEEGDPDNINSTAKVAVPPKELILAGKDAAAEYDELAEPQDFQDDPDVIAFRKANKVGVFIKVTPQKEEGEVTVSFKMKHEFKNLAAPIRPSEEGDHTSEVIWLTHHVELSLGPVLP; the protein is encoded by the exons ATGGCGTCGCTGCTGCAGTCGGAGCGGGTGCTGTACCTGGTGCGCGGCGAGAAGGAGATGCGGGCGCCGCTGTCGCAGCTGTACTTCTGCCGGTACTGCAGCGAGCTCCGCTCCCTGGAGTGCGTCTCGCACGAG GTGGACTCTCACTACTGCCCCAGCTGCCTGGAAAACATGCCTTCAGCCGAAGCCAAGCTGAAAAAGAATAG GTGTGCTAACTGCTTTGACTGCCCCTGCTGCATGCACACCCTTTCCACCCGGGCCACGAGCATTCCTGCTCCGCTCCCTGACGACCCGGCCAAGACTACCATGAAGAAAGCGTATTACTTGGCCTGTGGATTTTGCCGCTGGACTTCCCGGGATGTTGGCATGGCAGACAAGTCTGTCG CTAGTGGTGGCTGGCAGGAGCCGGAGAATCCTCACACTCAGAGG ATTAACAAACTGGTTGAGTACTACCAGCAGTTGGCTCAGAAAGAGAAGATCGAGCGGGACCGGAAGAAGCTGGTGCGGCGCCGAAACTACATGCCTCTGGCCTTTTCG CAACACACTATACACGTAGTG gaCAAATATGGCTTGGGAACCCGGCTTCAACGCCAGAGGCCCGGAGCACCGATCAGTGCCCTCGCTGGACTCTC GCTGAAAGAAGGAGAGGACCAGAAGGAGATCAAAATTGAGCCAGCTGATGCAGTGGAAGAAGTGGAACCTCTTCCTGAGGATTACTACACAAGACCAATCAATCTGACAGAAG TGACGACTCTGCGTCAGCGTCTGCTGCAGCCTGACTTCCAGCCGATCTGTGCTTCCCAGCTCTACCCACGTCATAAGCACCTCCTGATCAAACGTTCGCTGCGCTGTCGG AAATGTGAACATAACCTGAGCAAACCAGAATTCAATCCAACATCTATCAAATTCAAGATCCAGCTGGTTGCTGT TAACTATATCCCTGAAGTGAGAATCATGTCTATTCCCAACCTGCGCTACATGAAG GAGAGCCAAGTCCTTCTGACTCTGACCAATCCAGTGGAGAACATCACACATGTCACGCTGCTGGAGTGCGAGGAGGGAGACCCTGACAACATCAACAGCACTGCCAAG GTGGCAGTTCCTCCCAAGGAGCTTATTCTGGCTGGAAAAGATGCTGCTGCGGAATATGATGAGCTGGCAGAGCCTCAAGACTTCCAGGATGACCCTGA CGTTATTGCCTTCAGAAAAGCCAATAAGGTAGGAGTTTTCATCAAGGTCACCCCACAGAAAGAAGAGGGCGAAGTGACCGTGAGTTTCAAGATGAAGCATGAGTTTAAAAACCTCGCTGCTCCAATCCGGCCCAGCGAGGAAGGCGATCATACCTCTGAGGTCATCTGGCTCACCCATCACGTGGAGCTCAGCCTCGGTCCAGTGCTCCCATAA